A genome region from Verrucomicrobiota bacterium includes the following:
- a CDS encoding pirin family protein, translating into MKVIRKAEERGHMQFDWLDTYHTFSFGEYHDPDHMQWGPLRVMNDDTIAGGGGFPTHPHRDMEIFSYVTEGALAHKDSTGNSSQVHPGRVQLMGAGTGIYHSEFNPSETEPARLLQIWIQPDRLGLPPRYQEQDFDLEQRKNKWLTLASPEGEEGIVDIRQDARILNTILDSSLELEIPGSENRLGWLQVVDGEAIVGDLTLRRGDGLALKNEAAQTIKTKSSVELLYFDLPMRRNEWYSKETER; encoded by the coding sequence ATGAAAGTTATACGCAAAGCAGAAGAACGTGGTCATATGCAATTTGATTGGTTGGATACTTACCATACCTTCTCGTTTGGGGAATATCACGATCCTGACCACATGCAATGGGGTCCGCTGCGTGTTATGAACGATGATACAATAGCGGGAGGCGGCGGGTTTCCGACGCATCCGCACCGGGACATGGAGATTTTCTCTTATGTAACCGAAGGAGCGCTTGCCCATAAGGACAGCACCGGAAATTCATCTCAGGTTCATCCTGGACGTGTTCAGTTGATGGGGGCAGGAACCGGTATTTATCATAGTGAGTTCAATCCTTCGGAAACCGAACCGGCACGCTTGTTGCAGATCTGGATTCAGCCCGACAGGCTTGGCTTACCTCCCAGATATCAGGAGCAGGACTTTGACTTGGAGCAGCGTAAAAACAAATGGCTTACGTTGGCTTCTCCTGAAGGTGAGGAAGGAATTGTCGATATTCGGCAGGACGCCCGCATACTAAATACGATCTTGGATTCATCCCTGGAGCTTGAAATTCCGGGATCGGAAAATCGATTGGGGTGGTTGCAAGTCGTCGATGGAGAGGCAATCGTGGGAGATCTGACGCTCCGCCGCGGGGATGGACTTGCTTTAAAGAATGAAGCAGCCCAAACGATTAAAACCAAGAGCTCTGTTGAATTGTTGTATTTCGACCTCCCCATGCGGCGAAATGAATGGTATTCAAAAGAAACTGAAAGGTAA
- a CDS encoding carbohydrate-binding protein, whose translation MPARIEAEDLSAQFGMQLEQTSDIGGGFNAGFLGDGDWAEYKLDVQFPGQYAFDLRYASLNGTAAVNLSLGSGSPIHSGTLAATGGWQSWTTQRVALMDLSAGEHILRVTIEAPSGEDLNYNWIDAVLLESAILDDPYGDPDIDGIPNIFEHAFLLDEQATDSQEMLPHVHSDKRGNSVFARITYRQRSGGTGATGTHYHAGGVTYQVETSSTLQSDSWLSGTNLFRLIGDPIDNGDGSESVTVEFAFPVSNSGQFLRLNLITDS comes from the coding sequence GTGCCAGCAAGAATTGAAGCGGAGGATCTCAGCGCGCAATTCGGCATGCAACTCGAGCAAACATCCGACATAGGCGGCGGTTTTAACGCAGGTTTCCTGGGTGACGGAGACTGGGCTGAGTATAAGTTGGATGTCCAATTTCCTGGTCAGTATGCGTTTGATCTCCGCTACGCGAGTCTCAACGGGACGGCAGCGGTTAACCTTAGCCTGGGTTCAGGCAGCCCCATCCATTCCGGAACCTTGGCAGCAACAGGAGGATGGCAATCGTGGACTACACAGCGGGTAGCACTCATGGATCTGTCTGCAGGAGAACACATACTCAGAGTTACGATCGAGGCTCCGAGCGGAGAAGATCTAAACTACAACTGGATCGATGCAGTCCTACTGGAATCAGCTATTCTGGACGATCCTTATGGAGACCCGGATATTGACGGTATTCCAAATATTTTTGAGCACGCATTCTTACTTGATGAACAGGCAACGGATTCGCAAGAGATGCTTCCTCATGTGCATTCCGATAAAAGAGGAAACAGCGTATTTGCAAGGATCACCTATCGACAACGCTCAGGAGGCACTGGCGCAACGGGCACTCATTACCATGCCGGAGGAGTCACCTATCAGGTGGAAACATCCAGCACCCTTCAATCAGACTCCTGGTTATCAGGAACTAATCTATTCAGACTAATTGGCGATCCCATTGATAATGGTGATGGTTCCGAATCCGTAACCGTTGAATTTGCCTTTCCCGTAAGCAACTCCGGTCAATTCCTCCGCCTGAACCTGATCACAGACTCGTAA
- a CDS encoding glycosyl hydrolase family 17 protein, whose product MEKEIVTHEKASFFLPQKSDALIADFHKAIAYSGFRNGQYPDRGDGPNNPSPEEILEDLLILSNELEIPLIRLYDSQENSEMVLQQIKKYDLPIKVMLGAWLDAELSNHEGCAWLTEPIRATKLESNRLANVTEVGRAIELAQQYPEIVVAVNIGNEALVDWNDHLVSIESMVNYIQLTKEAIQQPVSTADNYVAWINHAAALSAVVDFAGVHTYPIWEHKTIDEALAYSIENLMAVQQAIPNVPLAILEAGWPTVASEFPEQANEVNQARHFGELMKWTDAMNITTFWFEAFDEDWKGNPNDPAGAEKHWGLYTVDRHPKASGR is encoded by the coding sequence ATGGAAAAAGAAATTGTCACTCATGAGAAAGCCTCCTTCTTCCTACCACAAAAATCCGATGCTTTGATAGCCGACTTTCACAAAGCCATTGCTTATTCAGGTTTTCGTAACGGACAATATCCTGATCGTGGTGATGGCCCCAATAATCCTTCTCCGGAAGAAATTCTGGAAGACCTTTTAATCCTGTCGAATGAATTGGAAATTCCGCTCATCCGACTTTACGACAGTCAGGAAAATTCTGAGATGGTTCTACAGCAGATTAAAAAGTACGACTTGCCTATTAAGGTGATGTTAGGGGCCTGGTTGGATGCAGAGCTGAGCAACCATGAAGGGTGTGCCTGGTTAACAGAACCGATACGGGCTACCAAGTTAGAATCCAATCGCCTAGCCAATGTCACCGAAGTGGGACGCGCCATCGAGCTGGCTCAGCAGTATCCAGAAATTGTAGTTGCCGTTAACATAGGTAACGAAGCCCTGGTCGATTGGAATGATCATCTTGTTTCTATCGAAAGCATGGTGAATTATATCCAATTGACCAAGGAAGCGATCCAGCAACCGGTTTCGACTGCCGACAATTATGTGGCGTGGATAAACCATGCGGCTGCGCTTTCCGCAGTTGTTGATTTTGCCGGTGTTCATACTTACCCGATTTGGGAACATAAAACCATAGATGAAGCCCTTGCCTATTCCATCGAGAACCTGATGGCTGTTCAGCAAGCGATCCCAAATGTTCCTCTGGCAATCCTGGAGGCTGGCTGGCCTACGGTCGCCTCCGAGTTTCCTGAGCAGGCCAATGAAGTCAATCAGGCCAGGCATTTCGGGGAATTGATGAAATGGACCGATGCCATGAACATCACCACCTTCTGGTTCGAAGCCTTTGACGAGGATTGGAAAGGCAATCCCAATGATCCTGCTGGAGCTGAGAAACACTGGGGACTATACACGGTTGATCGTCATCCGAAAGCGTCGGGTCGCTAA
- a CDS encoding MFS transporter, which produces MSESKHYSTAPGDRISLYQKIAYGFGSLVNNLLGAAISMMSIVLVLGLGMNPALVGTLMALPRLTDALTDPLMGYISDNTKSRWGRRRPYILFGAIFAGILFAGLWQLPPGHSEQFYFWFFLIGSILFYLAYTMFATPWVALGYELTPDYHERTRVLGIANAMGQFVWIALPWFYAFMENDRFFPTAVDGARSLAIMIGVFVILVGVLPALLTRERGLADMEKAPSPIQQTRALEGFLTHGADFFKGLLKTIKSKSFVLLCAATFLVFNGYQLVASFTSYVLIYYVYGGDKDLGANLMGVFGTVMAVSTFTVILLVSWVATKLGKKKTFFISVGISLFGYGLKWFCYSPEHPYLILVCAPFIAFGLGCLFTLMGSMIADVCDVDELETGQRREGMFGSIFWWVVKLGMAFVLLLSGFALNATGFDVAFEGNQSDRTLFLMRLFDVVVPFVTSALAILAVYFYPITEERAHEVRAELEARRGHV; this is translated from the coding sequence GTGAGCGAATCCAAACACTATTCAACGGCACCTGGAGACCGTATAAGTCTGTATCAAAAGATCGCCTACGGTTTTGGATCTTTGGTAAACAACCTGCTCGGAGCGGCCATCAGTATGATGTCGATTGTTCTGGTTCTGGGTCTTGGAATGAATCCTGCCCTGGTGGGAACACTTATGGCACTGCCGCGATTGACGGACGCACTTACTGACCCGCTCATGGGTTATATTTCCGACAATACGAAGTCCCGGTGGGGGAGGCGTAGGCCATACATTCTCTTTGGAGCCATATTCGCTGGAATTCTGTTTGCAGGACTTTGGCAATTGCCGCCTGGCCACAGCGAACAATTCTATTTCTGGTTTTTTCTGATCGGTTCCATCCTCTTTTATTTGGCTTACACCATGTTTGCGACTCCATGGGTTGCCTTGGGCTACGAACTGACTCCTGATTACCACGAAAGAACCCGTGTCCTCGGGATTGCCAATGCCATGGGGCAATTTGTCTGGATTGCTCTTCCCTGGTTCTATGCATTTATGGAAAATGATCGCTTCTTTCCCACTGCAGTAGACGGTGCTCGAAGTTTAGCGATCATGATCGGAGTGTTCGTAATTCTTGTAGGAGTTTTGCCTGCTCTTTTAACCAGAGAAAGGGGTCTTGCGGATATGGAAAAAGCTCCAAGTCCGATCCAACAAACGCGCGCATTAGAGGGATTTTTAACCCATGGTGCTGACTTCTTCAAAGGACTGTTAAAGACAATCAAAAGCAAATCCTTTGTTTTGCTATGTGCGGCAACATTTCTTGTTTTTAATGGCTATCAACTCGTCGCCTCATTTACATCCTATGTTCTAATTTATTATGTCTATGGTGGAGACAAAGATCTGGGAGCCAACCTGATGGGTGTCTTTGGAACCGTCATGGCAGTGTCGACGTTCACCGTTATTCTTTTAGTATCCTGGGTAGCCACCAAGCTTGGTAAGAAGAAAACGTTTTTTATATCGGTGGGGATTTCTCTGTTTGGCTATGGACTCAAATGGTTCTGTTATAGCCCGGAGCACCCTTACCTCATTCTTGTTTGCGCACCGTTCATTGCCTTTGGACTGGGTTGTCTTTTCACCCTAATGGGTTCCATGATTGCTGATGTTTGCGATGTGGACGAATTGGAAACCGGTCAACGACGTGAAGGTATGTTCGGCTCTATATTCTGGTGGGTGGTGAAATTGGGCATGGCCTTTGTATTGTTGCTTTCAGGCTTTGCTCTCAATGCCACAGGATTTGATGTCGCTTTTGAAGGTAATCAATCCGACCGCACCTTGTTTCTTATGCGCTTATTTGATGTAGTAGTTCCTTTCGTAACGTCCGCTTTAGCTATTTTGGCGGTGTATTTTTATCCTATTACTGAAGAAAGAGCTCACGAAGTGAGGGCTGAATTGGAAGCTCGTCGCGGTCACGTTTAG
- a CDS encoding glycosyl hydrolase family 17 protein, translating into MSVSIEGIKILSGLHSSNVSQEELLSAFSGVLDLGLHGIAFSAYTEGQGPGHVIGEAQIRERLSIIQPHVKWIRTFSCTDGNELIPGIAKEMGLKTMVGAWLGKDDDKNRREMDNLLEIGRAGLADIVAVGNEVLYRNEMSEDVLLEFIQLAKRELPDCQVGYVDAYYEFCNRPKLTDACDIILANCYPYWEGCHSDYALLYIKDMYQRVKKAAGDKPVIVTETGWPNAGKQFGDSVPSDTNALRYFVNVQNWAGEDKVDMFYFSSFDEAWKRGDEGDVGAYWGLWNSKGCLKYIS; encoded by the coding sequence ATGTCAGTTAGCATCGAAGGTATTAAAATTTTATCAGGACTTCATTCGTCGAATGTGTCCCAAGAAGAGCTGTTAAGTGCCTTTTCCGGTGTGCTTGATCTTGGTTTGCACGGGATAGCTTTCAGTGCCTATACGGAAGGGCAGGGGCCGGGTCATGTGATTGGTGAAGCACAGATCCGAGAGCGATTGAGTATCATCCAGCCTCATGTTAAATGGATTAGAACCTTTTCCTGTACCGACGGAAATGAACTCATTCCGGGAATCGCCAAAGAGATGGGACTGAAGACCATGGTCGGTGCGTGGCTTGGAAAAGATGATGATAAGAACCGACGGGAAATGGATAATTTACTTGAGATTGGTCGAGCAGGACTTGCCGACATCGTGGCAGTAGGAAATGAAGTTCTTTACCGTAACGAAATGTCTGAGGATGTGCTACTTGAATTCATTCAATTAGCAAAGCGTGAGCTACCCGATTGTCAGGTAGGTTATGTAGATGCCTATTACGAATTTTGTAACCGACCGAAACTTACAGATGCATGCGACATTATCCTGGCAAATTGTTATCCTTATTGGGAGGGGTGCCACTCGGATTACGCTTTGCTATATATTAAGGACATGTATCAACGTGTTAAGAAGGCGGCGGGTGATAAGCCAGTCATCGTTACAGAAACTGGCTGGCCCAATGCGGGTAAACAGTTTGGCGATTCAGTACCTTCGGATACCAATGCATTACGCTACTTTGTGAATGTGCAAAACTGGGCCGGAGAAGATAAGGTCGACATGTTTTACTTTTCTTCGTTTGATGAAGCCTGGAAGAGAGGGGATGAAGGAGATGTCGGAGCATACTGGGGGCTCTGGAATTCTAAAGGTTGTTTAAAGTATATCAGTTAA
- a CDS encoding LacI family DNA-binding transcriptional regulator: MAKVDQQTIAEKLNLSRTTVSRCFTNHPKINPQTRAKVFQLAAKLGYSYSAPRNAQSPKKSARNTISVLVGVDESAKKQVDTAAEIINGISEKAAAEKLLIEVHYVEPSSFLPGPRPRKIVPNGNSSTWKGVVLIYPFHTEAVRNLMTKFPTVSVLDHYDELELDSVNPDQTRGIGAMVRHLHHLGHQRIGFLSWKYAIDAPWVERRLGAYVEYLYRLGLEFDPKLVLNVRHDEQISLEGLGVKVAAFVKRGVTAWVCAADHQAYHLVNELKKHGVSVPGDCSVTGFDGIIRPHGVPQITTVRVAFKDLGISSIVCLKRTIENPTAPRRHIQISGQTIIGKSSAALV; this comes from the coding sequence TTGGCTAAAGTAGATCAACAAACCATCGCAGAGAAGTTAAACCTTTCGCGTACCACGGTATCTCGATGTTTCACCAATCATCCGAAGATCAATCCGCAAACACGGGCCAAAGTATTTCAGTTGGCAGCGAAGCTTGGCTACAGCTACTCCGCCCCTCGAAATGCCCAATCGCCCAAAAAATCTGCGCGCAATACCATATCGGTCTTGGTTGGCGTGGATGAATCGGCAAAAAAACAGGTCGATACCGCCGCTGAAATCATCAATGGCATCAGCGAGAAAGCGGCAGCCGAGAAATTGCTTATAGAGGTTCACTATGTTGAGCCCTCCAGTTTTTTACCGGGTCCAAGGCCGCGTAAAATTGTACCCAATGGAAACTCTTCTACCTGGAAGGGAGTGGTGTTGATTTATCCCTTTCATACCGAAGCGGTGAGAAATCTAATGACCAAGTTTCCGACCGTTTCGGTGTTAGATCATTACGATGAGCTTGAATTGGATTCCGTTAACCCGGATCAGACACGTGGTATTGGCGCCATGGTGCGTCATTTGCATCATTTGGGGCATCAGCGAATCGGCTTTCTAAGTTGGAAATATGCCATTGATGCTCCCTGGGTTGAAAGGCGGCTTGGAGCCTACGTTGAATATTTGTATCGGCTCGGTCTGGAGTTTGATCCCAAGCTGGTGCTGAACGTACGTCATGATGAACAAATCAGCCTTGAAGGCCTGGGGGTCAAAGTTGCGGCATTTGTGAAGCGAGGGGTAACGGCCTGGGTTTGTGCGGCTGATCACCAGGCCTACCATCTGGTGAATGAACTAAAAAAACACGGTGTTTCTGTTCCGGGGGACTGTTCGGTGACTGGGTTTGATGGAATTATTCGTCCGCATGGAGTTCCGCAAATCACCACTGTAAGGGTGGCATTCAAAGACCTGGGGATCTCGTCTATAGTGTGTTTGAAAAGGACCATTGAGAACCCGACCGCACCACGCAGGCATATTCAGATTTCAGGCCAGACGATTATTGGAAAATCTTCGGCCGCGCTAGTTTGA
- a CDS encoding TonB-dependent receptor plug domain-containing protein: MKIKSTTSIGYPRRILFLFGASILLSGFLMPAASAQNDEEEENDIYVLSPFEIDESTDSGYFATNAISGTRVSAAIQDIPLSIEVLTSEFIEDTGSTDLRESLRYSAGILLQSQNDALNADSFSGIGGVNSPEGVTDNKSETSFKVRGFVTDNVLRNGFRRQFATDSVNIDRIEVIRGPSALLYGIGNFGGLVNYVAKKPLLEPFQHYGVTVGSDNLYRVTADVTGPLGNPDNGLAYRVNFAWEDSDDYTDLKNSTHWFASPSFLWTPSSRTSILLDLEFGEAESSGIGFLSVRAPSIEGIPITQTDRLETFGFLEFPGKDIRTFRWSGPDTYLNTESSNILLDLTQEIVENLYFKAGFNTASADFSFRDVFGGISQNSGPESLRKTITARQIIDGSSTDVEAEVENASFQYSWSEIEEDTDRDQARVEMTYSKRIFEDSKWLNSEHSFLAGYMYENAKNDIFGIGTEARGLVTGEPLDPIRDGWNWKDPTDPSPIQFGIQGDGAIDEPMTPSFRSTNDATNEGQYLVYSGRFLNDRLFVVAGLRKDTNSVEAGRTDFRNPSSDFTSSSPELSHDSAQWGVSYEVFNGVTLFALGSEGVQPNFEGRVDGYGIPLNAATAESEEVGLKLSLFDGKLAATTSVFKIERQGVPFSYWWAPAPARGDFDRNADIVYRLDDFNPQIKTDNRYLQAALPEYLAARASGAVWRDENTGLWYINGSEADGAAFLDGVFAALNREFALPIEQRTDLDPWPGWLYNGFDDPLVNTAGMDWSSGDFYQTISDQSSGWEMQIMLSPTDNMQFIFNYSNVEREILNPGNFATYDYTDGNWDRWAEWYFPNTNWGLSTFSNEEVYPGGSGGQPSQDTGTWSGIGYGKGESLDDTPEHAMTFWGTIRMDEDSAMKGWQFALGGAWESEREYASAFTTAGQKKQNESGKKIQAVTDARLTLNGMVKYSTMFNDKNEVFAQLNVDNLLDDTDQYGLLYAPGLSWRLQFGIYF, encoded by the coding sequence ATGAAGATTAAATCAACTACCTCTATAGGCTACCCACGACGCATCCTTTTTTTATTTGGAGCGAGTATTTTGCTTTCTGGATTTCTAATGCCTGCGGCCTCGGCTCAAAACGACGAAGAGGAAGAAAACGATATATACGTTCTCTCCCCTTTCGAAATCGATGAATCGACCGATTCTGGCTACTTTGCCACTAATGCGATTTCAGGGACTCGGGTAAGTGCCGCCATTCAGGACATTCCCCTGTCGATTGAAGTGCTGACTTCTGAGTTTATCGAAGACACAGGATCAACTGACCTGCGCGAATCTCTCCGTTACAGCGCTGGCATCCTTCTACAATCCCAAAATGATGCGCTTAACGCAGACTCGTTTTCAGGAATCGGAGGTGTAAACAGTCCGGAGGGTGTCACGGATAATAAATCAGAGACCTCTTTCAAGGTGCGAGGGTTTGTGACCGACAACGTGCTTCGCAATGGATTCCGGAGACAGTTTGCCACCGATTCAGTCAACATCGATCGTATAGAAGTAATTCGCGGTCCGTCTGCTCTATTGTATGGTATCGGAAACTTTGGTGGACTGGTAAATTATGTAGCCAAAAAACCGCTACTCGAACCCTTCCAACATTATGGCGTCACCGTCGGGTCGGATAATCTTTATCGCGTAACCGCGGATGTAACCGGTCCTTTAGGAAACCCGGATAACGGGCTTGCCTACCGGGTCAATTTTGCCTGGGAGGATAGTGACGACTATACCGACCTTAAGAATAGCACTCACTGGTTTGCTTCCCCTTCCTTTTTGTGGACCCCTTCTTCCAGGACAAGTATCCTCCTTGACCTGGAATTCGGAGAGGCGGAATCGAGTGGAATTGGGTTCCTAAGTGTTCGCGCTCCGAGCATCGAAGGTATCCCCATCACTCAGACCGATCGTTTGGAGACATTTGGATTTTTAGAATTTCCGGGTAAGGATATTCGCACTTTCCGGTGGTCGGGCCCCGACACCTATCTGAATACCGAGTCCTCTAATATACTTTTGGACCTCACTCAGGAAATAGTGGAAAATCTCTACTTTAAAGCTGGTTTCAATACAGCCAGTGCTGATTTCAGTTTTCGGGATGTTTTTGGTGGAATCTCACAGAATTCGGGTCCTGAGTCACTACGCAAAACAATAACCGCCCGCCAGATTATTGATGGATCCTCCACGGATGTGGAAGCGGAGGTAGAGAATGCCAGTTTTCAATATTCCTGGTCTGAAATTGAGGAAGATACTGACCGCGACCAGGCCCGTGTGGAGATGACCTATTCTAAGCGGATTTTCGAAGACTCGAAGTGGCTTAATTCGGAGCATTCCTTCCTGGCGGGATACATGTATGAGAATGCGAAAAATGATATTTTTGGTATCGGAACCGAAGCCCGGGGACTGGTAACCGGTGAACCCCTCGATCCCATCCGCGATGGTTGGAACTGGAAAGATCCCACCGATCCTTCGCCGATTCAATTCGGCATCCAGGGTGACGGTGCTATCGATGAACCGATGACTCCGAGTTTTCGTTCGACGAACGACGCTACCAATGAGGGACAATACCTGGTATACTCAGGGCGATTTCTCAATGACCGCCTGTTTGTGGTGGCGGGATTACGTAAAGACACAAACTCCGTTGAGGCCGGTCGGACCGATTTTCGGAACCCGAGCTCCGATTTTACGAGCTCAAGCCCCGAGTTGTCTCATGATAGTGCTCAATGGGGAGTCAGTTATGAAGTATTCAATGGGGTGACTCTGTTTGCATTGGGTTCAGAGGGAGTTCAGCCCAATTTTGAAGGACGTGTTGACGGCTATGGTATTCCCTTGAATGCCGCTACAGCTGAGTCTGAAGAGGTTGGTTTAAAGCTAAGCCTCTTCGATGGAAAACTGGCGGCCACAACCAGCGTCTTTAAAATTGAAAGGCAGGGAGTCCCTTTCAGTTACTGGTGGGCACCCGCACCAGCTCGCGGTGATTTTGATCGCAATGCAGACATTGTTTACCGTCTCGACGATTTCAATCCTCAGATCAAAACTGATAACCGCTATCTTCAGGCAGCATTGCCCGAATACCTGGCCGCCAGAGCGTCGGGAGCAGTATGGCGGGACGAAAATACAGGCCTATGGTATATCAATGGATCCGAAGCTGATGGGGCTGCATTTCTGGACGGCGTATTCGCAGCGCTTAACCGAGAGTTTGCCCTGCCGATTGAACAGAGGACGGACCTGGATCCCTGGCCGGGATGGCTCTATAATGGTTTCGACGACCCGTTGGTTAACACAGCAGGAATGGACTGGTCTAGTGGTGACTTCTACCAGACTATTTCTGACCAGTCCAGCGGGTGGGAAATGCAGATTATGCTATCACCCACCGACAACATGCAGTTCATTTTTAATTACTCCAATGTTGAAAGAGAAATTCTCAATCCAGGTAATTTTGCCACCTACGATTATACGGATGGCAACTGGGACCGATGGGCCGAGTGGTACTTCCCAAATACAAACTGGGGGCTTTCCACTTTCTCAAACGAAGAAGTTTATCCAGGAGGCAGCGGTGGACAGCCCAGTCAAGACACCGGAACATGGTCGGGTATCGGCTACGGAAAAGGTGAATCACTTGATGACACCCCCGAGCATGCCATGACTTTCTGGGGCACGATCCGCATGGATGAAGATTCGGCCATGAAAGGCTGGCAATTTGCTCTGGGTGGTGCCTGGGAAAGTGAAAGAGAATATGCATCTGCCTTCACGACCGCAGGACAGAAAAAGCAGAACGAGTCCGGTAAGAAAATTCAGGCCGTTACGGATGCCCGTCTGACGTTGAACGGAATGGTGAAGTATAGCACTATGTTCAATGACAAGAATGAGGTTTTTGCTCAGTTGAACGTCGATAATCTTTTAGACGATACCGACCAATATGGTCTGTTGTATGCTCCCGGATTGTCGTGGCGGTTGCAGTTTGGAATTTATTTTTAA